In one Xiphophorus couchianus chromosome 17, X_couchianus-1.0, whole genome shotgun sequence genomic region, the following are encoded:
- the LOC114160805 gene encoding sorting nexin-4-like isoform X1 — translation MAEDVKEESVASNDESDRAASDGSLSNTMLTEGSCLLRRMEICVAEAEKRSGKNAVSMQETYTVYLVETRPMDAIAEGRNPPPDSLWRRYSEFELLRNYLIVTYPYIVVPPLPEKRAEFVWHKLSADNMDPDFVERRRIGLENFLLRVASHPVLSNNEMLYQFLTKEHGWKEMVYETGFQTKVQADSRLRALSATFRVRSPHKRLVEMKHYSDGLQSHTSQLLRARTRVADRLYAVYKVHGNYGRVFSEWSAIEKEMGDGLQSAGHHMDAYAASVDDILEEEEHYADQLKEYLSYAEALRAVCRKHELSQFELEMASQDLISKKQQREELATGIVHTFSLKGMTNKLFGQEAPEQREAKLNLLEELIAEGEETVKEKTAECDEHAEKAWADIVRFKDQKDKDLKEAFINYALMQISMCKKGIQVWSNAKECFLKM, via the exons ATGGCGGAGGACGTGAAAGAAGAGTCGGTGGCTTCTAACGATGAGTCGGACCGAGCAGCATCTGACGGGAGCCTAAGTAACACG ATGCTGACAGAAGGCTCCTGTCTCCTGCGGAGGATGGAGATCTGTGTTGCTGAAGCTGAGAAAAGGAGCGGTAAGAATGCAGTCAGCATGCAGGAGACCTACACTGTGTACCTGGTTGAGACAAG GCCAATGGATGCAATCGCAGAAGGCCGTAATCCACCGCCTGACTCTCTGTGGAGGCGATACAGTGAGTTTGAACTGCTGAGGAACTATCTGATAGTTACATATCCATACATCGTGGTTCCTCCTCTGCCTGAGAAGAGG GCAGAGTTTGTATGGCACAAGCTTTCTGCAGACAACATGGACCCAGACTTTGTGGAGCGGCGCAGGATTGGGCTGGAGAACTTCCTGCTCCGTGTGGCCTCTCATCCAGTTCTCTCCAACAACGAGATGCTTTACCAATTCCTCACCAAG GAGCATGGCTGGAAGGAAATGGTGTATGAGACGGGTTTCCAGACAAAGGTACAG GCAGATTCCAGACTCAGAGCTTTGAGCGCCACCTTCAGGGTGAGAAGTCCACATAA ACGCCTAGTGGAGATGAAACATTACAGCGACGGGCTTCAGTCTCACACTTCTCAGCTGCTTCGAGCACGAACT AGGGTTGCTGATAGACTGTATGCTGTTTACAAAGTCCACGGAAACTATGGACGAGTCTTCAG TGAGTGGAGTGCCATAGAGAAAGAGATGGGAGATGGACTGCAGAGCGCTGGTCATCACATGGATGC CTATGCTGCCTCAGTAGACGACATCttggaagaagaagaacattATGCTGACCAGCTGAAAGAATATCTGTCCTATGCTGAAGCTCTGAG GGCAGTGTGCAGAAAACATGAGCTGAGCCAGTTTGAGCTGGAAATGGCTTCCCAGGACCTCATCTCTAAGAAGCAGCAGCGTGAGGAGCTGGCCACCGGG ATAGTGCACACTTTCTCCTTAAAAGGCATGACCAACAAGCTTTTTGGGCAAGAAGCACCTGAGCAGAGGGAGGCCAAGCTCAACCTGCTGGAGGAGCTGATAGCAGAGGGGGAAGAGACTGTGAAGGAGAAAACAGCTGAGTGCGA TGAGCATGCTGAAAAGGCGTGGGCAGACATCGTCCGTTTTAAGGATCAGAAGGACAAAGATCTGAAAGAAGCGTTCATCAACTACGCTCTCATGCAAATCAGCATGTGCAAGAAG GGAATACAAGTGTGGAGTAATGCCAAAGAATGCTTTCTTAAGATGTAG
- the LOC114160805 gene encoding sorting nexin-4-like isoform X2, protein MAEDVKEESVASNDESDRAASDGSLSNTMLTEGSCLLRRMEICVAEAEKRSGKNAVSMQETYTVYLVETRPMDAIAEGRNPPPDSLWRRYSEFELLRNYLIVTYPYIVVPPLPEKRAEFVWHKLSADNMDPDFVERRRIGLENFLLRVASHPVLSNNEMLYQFLTKEHGWKEMVYETGFQTKADSRLRALSATFRVRSPHKRLVEMKHYSDGLQSHTSQLLRARTRVADRLYAVYKVHGNYGRVFSEWSAIEKEMGDGLQSAGHHMDAYAASVDDILEEEEHYADQLKEYLSYAEALRAVCRKHELSQFELEMASQDLISKKQQREELATGIVHTFSLKGMTNKLFGQEAPEQREAKLNLLEELIAEGEETVKEKTAECDEHAEKAWADIVRFKDQKDKDLKEAFINYALMQISMCKKGIQVWSNAKECFLKM, encoded by the exons ATGGCGGAGGACGTGAAAGAAGAGTCGGTGGCTTCTAACGATGAGTCGGACCGAGCAGCATCTGACGGGAGCCTAAGTAACACG ATGCTGACAGAAGGCTCCTGTCTCCTGCGGAGGATGGAGATCTGTGTTGCTGAAGCTGAGAAAAGGAGCGGTAAGAATGCAGTCAGCATGCAGGAGACCTACACTGTGTACCTGGTTGAGACAAG GCCAATGGATGCAATCGCAGAAGGCCGTAATCCACCGCCTGACTCTCTGTGGAGGCGATACAGTGAGTTTGAACTGCTGAGGAACTATCTGATAGTTACATATCCATACATCGTGGTTCCTCCTCTGCCTGAGAAGAGG GCAGAGTTTGTATGGCACAAGCTTTCTGCAGACAACATGGACCCAGACTTTGTGGAGCGGCGCAGGATTGGGCTGGAGAACTTCCTGCTCCGTGTGGCCTCTCATCCAGTTCTCTCCAACAACGAGATGCTTTACCAATTCCTCACCAAG GAGCATGGCTGGAAGGAAATGGTGTATGAGACGGGTTTCCAGACAAAG GCAGATTCCAGACTCAGAGCTTTGAGCGCCACCTTCAGGGTGAGAAGTCCACATAA ACGCCTAGTGGAGATGAAACATTACAGCGACGGGCTTCAGTCTCACACTTCTCAGCTGCTTCGAGCACGAACT AGGGTTGCTGATAGACTGTATGCTGTTTACAAAGTCCACGGAAACTATGGACGAGTCTTCAG TGAGTGGAGTGCCATAGAGAAAGAGATGGGAGATGGACTGCAGAGCGCTGGTCATCACATGGATGC CTATGCTGCCTCAGTAGACGACATCttggaagaagaagaacattATGCTGACCAGCTGAAAGAATATCTGTCCTATGCTGAAGCTCTGAG GGCAGTGTGCAGAAAACATGAGCTGAGCCAGTTTGAGCTGGAAATGGCTTCCCAGGACCTCATCTCTAAGAAGCAGCAGCGTGAGGAGCTGGCCACCGGG ATAGTGCACACTTTCTCCTTAAAAGGCATGACCAACAAGCTTTTTGGGCAAGAAGCACCTGAGCAGAGGGAGGCCAAGCTCAACCTGCTGGAGGAGCTGATAGCAGAGGGGGAAGAGACTGTGAAGGAGAAAACAGCTGAGTGCGA TGAGCATGCTGAAAAGGCGTGGGCAGACATCGTCCGTTTTAAGGATCAGAAGGACAAAGATCTGAAAGAAGCGTTCATCAACTACGCTCTCATGCAAATCAGCATGTGCAAGAAG GGAATACAAGTGTGGAGTAATGCCAAAGAATGCTTTCTTAAGATGTAG